From a region of the Pseudomonadota bacterium genome:
- a CDS encoding peroxiredoxin, which yields MKNLEGTKAVGFCLAGSDGKEHCLADYRGKIVVIYFYPKDNTPGCTIEACTFRDLYKGFLDKDVVLFGVSRDSLASHDNFIAKFNLPFVLLSDPETSMLKAYNAFGEKTSYGKITMGTIRSTVVVSIDGTIIKHWPTVKKAETHPQDVWDYLSAL from the coding sequence ATGAAAAACCTTGAAGGCACAAAAGCTGTTGGTTTCTGTCTTGCCGGCAGTGACGGAAAGGAGCATTGTCTTGCCGATTACAGGGGCAAGATTGTCGTGATTTATTTTTACCCCAAGGACAACACCCCCGGTTGCACAATAGAGGCATGCACCTTCAGGGACCTGTATAAGGGTTTTCTGGATAAGGATGTGGTCCTTTTCGGGGTAAGCAGGGACAGTCTGGCATCCCATGACAATTTTATAGCAAAATTCAATCTGCCTTTTGTGCTGCTTTCCGATCCGGAAACATCGATGCTCAAAGCCTATAACGCCTTTGGTGAAAAGACCTCATACGGCAAAATCACCATGGGAACAATCCGCTCCACCGTGGTTGTAAGTATTGACGGCACGATCATCAAGCACTGGCCCACTGTGAAAAAGGCCGAAACCCATCCACAGGACGTTTGGGATTATCTGTCCGCCCTGTGA
- a CDS encoding amino acid permease translates to MNGQLKATGTLGTAAVFLTAISTILGAIMFLRFGYAVANVGFVGTLAIILLGHAVTIPTAMALAEIATNQKVEGGGEYFIISRTFGLIPGAAIGISLFLSQAVSVAFYAIAFAEAFRPVFAWLGTVSSVQISDARVISLPAVILLGALVIHKGADLGIKLLYGVVGILFLSLILFFVGKGQVSNASNYSHLFETVRDPDHFFLVFAICFPAFTGMTAGVGLSGDLRDSRKAIPLGTLSATLIGMLVYIGIAYKLAISATPQDLAGDQLVMSSIALWGPIIPIGLACATISSALGSGLVAPRTLQALAADKILPLRGASDWLAIGTGPRGEPRNASMIVFGIALVFVLMGDVDFVAQVISMFFMVTYGAICLISFLEHFAADPSYRPAFRSKWYISLFGAGACLWLMFKMSLPYAIVAILVMAALYLWIGANNPDRKGLASIFQGAIFQISRQLQIFLQKSGQKSDEGRWRPAVVCISAHSFERLDAFNLLRWIAHRFGFGSYIHYLQGYLSRETVVHSRDIFQRLVRLTDVSRSNIYIDTLISPSYTTAVAQVAQLPGISGKENNLVLFEFSRQGNEDLADIIDNYRLMLASGFDVCILGSTSRDYGYRREIHVWITPEDFDNVSLMILLAYIIIGHPDWEGGQIKLFAAFPETEIDEQKDSLHLLIKEGRLPISARNIELMATDAGTSRRELIRRESRDADLIILGFIGEALQHQKEKLFEGYDDLGNILWVNTKKEILINREQLSSQNGTEQGTEGQEEMARTEAGEEGVPAIPKPGVNAEEKTKNHQEGNKRADEKP, encoded by the coding sequence ATGAACGGACAATTAAAGGCCACCGGCACCCTGGGCACTGCAGCGGTATTTCTCACCGCCATCTCGACCATCCTCGGCGCCATCATGTTTCTGCGCTTCGGTTACGCCGTTGCCAACGTGGGTTTTGTCGGCACCCTGGCCATTATCCTGCTCGGTCACGCGGTGACCATTCCCACCGCCATGGCCCTGGCAGAGATCGCCACCAACCAGAAGGTGGAAGGCGGTGGCGAGTACTTCATCATCTCACGCACCTTCGGCCTGATCCCGGGGGCGGCCATCGGCATCTCCCTTTTCCTCTCGCAGGCCGTCAGCGTTGCCTTTTACGCCATCGCCTTTGCCGAGGCATTCCGGCCGGTGTTCGCCTGGTTGGGGACTGTCTCCTCCGTGCAGATCAGTGACGCCCGAGTGATCAGCCTGCCTGCCGTTATCCTGCTGGGGGCGTTGGTGATCCACAAAGGCGCCGACCTGGGCATCAAGCTGCTTTATGGGGTGGTTGGCATCCTCTTCCTGTCGCTGATCCTCTTCTTTGTCGGCAAGGGGCAGGTGAGCAATGCCAGCAACTATAGCCACCTGTTCGAGACGGTCAGAGACCCGGACCATTTCTTCCTGGTTTTCGCCATCTGTTTTCCGGCCTTTACCGGCATGACCGCCGGCGTCGGCCTGTCCGGTGACCTGCGCGATTCCCGCAAGGCTATTCCCCTGGGCACTTTGAGCGCCACCCTGATCGGCATGCTGGTCTATATCGGCATCGCCTACAAGCTGGCAATCTCGGCCACGCCTCAGGATCTGGCTGGCGATCAACTGGTCATGTCCAGCATCGCGCTCTGGGGTCCGATCATTCCCATCGGTCTCGCCTGCGCCACCATATCCTCGGCACTGGGATCGGGACTGGTAGCTCCCAGGACCCTGCAGGCCCTGGCCGCTGATAAAATTCTGCCGCTTCGCGGCGCGTCGGACTGGCTGGCCATCGGCACCGGTCCCCGTGGTGAGCCCCGCAACGCCTCCATGATTGTCTTCGGGATCGCCCTGGTCTTCGTGCTTATGGGCGATGTAGACTTCGTCGCCCAGGTTATCTCGATGTTTTTCATGGTCACCTACGGCGCCATATGTCTGATTTCCTTTCTCGAGCATTTTGCCGCTGACCCATCCTATCGGCCAGCCTTCCGCTCCAAGTGGTACATTTCGCTCTTCGGCGCAGGCGCCTGCCTCTGGCTGATGTTCAAGATGAGCCTTCCTTACGCCATAGTCGCCATCCTGGTGATGGCCGCTCTCTACCTGTGGATCGGCGCCAACAACCCGGACCGCAAGGGGTTGGCCTCCATCTTTCAGGGCGCCATCTTCCAGATCAGCCGTCAGCTCCAGATATTTCTGCAGAAGTCGGGCCAGAAGAGTGATGAAGGCCGATGGCGCCCCGCAGTGGTCTGTATCTCCGCCCATTCATTCGAGCGACTGGACGCCTTTAACCTGCTGCGCTGGATCGCCCACCGCTTCGGTTTCGGGTCTTACATTCACTACTTGCAAGGGTACCTGTCGCGGGAGACGGTGGTCCACTCCCGTGATATATTCCAACGTCTGGTCCGTTTGACTGACGTCAGCCGCAGCAACATTTACATCGACACCCTGATCAGCCCTTCCTACACCACGGCGGTGGCCCAGGTCGCGCAACTGCCAGGCATTTCCGGCAAGGAGAACAACCTGGTCCTCTTTGAGTTCTCCCGCCAGGGCAATGAAGATCTGGCTGATATCATCGACAATTATCGGCTGATGCTGGCTTCCGGTTTCGATGTCTGCATCCTCGGTTCCACTTCCCGGGACTATGGTTACCGCCGGGAGATTCATGTCTGGATCACACCCGAAGACTTTGACAACGTCAGCCTGATGATTCTCCTGGCATACATTATAATTGGTCATCCCGACTGGGAGGGTGGACAGATCAAGCTCTTCGCCGCCTTCCCTGAAACGGAGATTGATGAGCAAAAGGACAGCCTGCACCTGCTGATCAAGGAGGGCCGACTGCCAATATCAGCCCGCAACATCGAATTGATGGCCACCGATGCCGGAACCTCGCGTCGGGAACTGATCCGGCGAGAGTCACGGGATGCCGACCTGATCATTCTGGGTTTCATCGGCGAGGCCCTGCAGCACCAGAAGGAAAAGCTCTTCGAGGGCTACGACGATCTGGGCAACATTCTCTGGGTCAACACCAAAAAGGAAATCCTTATCAACCGTGAGCAGCTCAGCAGCCAGAACGGCACAGAGCAGGGGACAGAGGGACAGGAGGAAATGGCCCGAACCGAGGCAGGAGAGGAAGGGGTTCCTGCAATACCCAAACCAGGCGTAAACGCTGAAGAAAAGACGAAAAATCACCAGGAGGGAAATAAGCGAGCCGATGAAAAACCTTGA
- a CDS encoding DUF3999 domain-containing protein has product MRYLLLGIFVFLSVAQAQAETFTTGDFAYGYPLTVNGNGAICSLFLPEEIYGGVTRKDLGDIRLFNAGGDIIPHTIRRQQLESSKLSATENVPLFPLYTHMQRRTNGDLSLLINRKPDGTIIQLDTTDSGEGQPDKSLYGYLLDMSRIEEHPARLELQWEDSGDHFLTTVNLHHSDDLAKWTSLSLNNTVAELNYSGDRIYRNSIPLPQKTQKYIQLTWPVGKPQIVLKSVKVISRPLQLKRQRQWTELQGIRGEDSRMVFEYISAAYLPVDAVNLSFQEKNSIIKATIKSRADEDAQWRIRARGVFYNLEFEEGEIRNEIVTINQTVDKLWRVEVSQDGAGLDLINPPPALALGWTPHELLFIARGAPPFMVAYGSGKLTHDTEAGSSTMILQALKKSKSITSSVQIGKRMRLGGEGVLEIPPPPKPWKKWILWGVLVSGVLIMIRMVWSLQKQMAKTAKGD; this is encoded by the coding sequence ATGAGATATCTCTTGCTGGGTATTTTTGTTTTCTTAAGTGTTGCGCAGGCTCAAGCTGAAACCTTTACCACCGGGGATTTTGCCTACGGGTACCCCCTGACTGTTAATGGGAATGGCGCGATATGCAGCTTATTTTTGCCGGAAGAAATTTATGGTGGGGTAACCCGGAAGGACCTTGGCGATATCAGGTTATTTAATGCCGGTGGCGACATAATCCCGCATACAATTCGTCGGCAGCAACTCGAAAGCAGCAAACTGTCAGCTACTGAAAATGTTCCTCTTTTTCCCCTCTATACGCATATGCAAAGAAGGACAAACGGAGATTTGTCATTACTGATTAACCGGAAGCCGGACGGCACAATCATACAACTTGATACAACCGATTCAGGGGAAGGCCAACCGGATAAATCTTTGTATGGCTATCTTCTGGACATGAGCAGGATTGAAGAGCATCCGGCTAGACTTGAATTGCAATGGGAAGATTCAGGAGATCATTTTTTGACGACAGTGAACCTGCATCACAGCGATGATCTAGCGAAATGGACTTCGCTGTCCTTGAACAATACTGTTGCTGAGCTCAACTATTCCGGAGACAGGATTTATCGGAATTCCATTCCTCTTCCCCAAAAAACGCAGAAATATATACAACTCACCTGGCCTGTGGGAAAGCCCCAAATTGTCCTGAAAAGTGTCAAAGTAATTTCCCGGCCTCTGCAGCTTAAAAGGCAAAGGCAATGGACTGAACTCCAGGGGATTAGAGGTGAAGACTCCAGAATGGTCTTTGAGTATATATCTGCAGCCTATTTGCCGGTTGACGCAGTTAATCTGAGCTTTCAGGAAAAAAACAGCATCATCAAGGCAACAATCAAATCCAGAGCGGATGAAGATGCCCAGTGGAGAATCCGGGCCCGAGGAGTATTTTACAATCTGGAGTTTGAAGAAGGGGAGATTCGTAATGAAATCGTCACAATTAATCAAACTGTTGACAAATTGTGGCGCGTGGAAGTCAGTCAGGACGGTGCAGGGCTTGATCTAATAAATCCCCCGCCGGCACTGGCGCTGGGCTGGACACCACATGAACTCCTGTTTATTGCCAGAGGTGCTCCGCCTTTTATGGTAGCATATGGCAGTGGCAAGCTGACTCATGATACTGAAGCAGGTTCTTCAACGATGATTCTCCAGGCGTTAAAGAAGAGTAAATCAATTACATCATCCGTACAGATTGGAAAACGAATGCGTCTGGGAGGTGAAGGGGTTCTGGAAATACCCCCGCCACCCAAACCCTGGAAGAAATGGATTCTCTGGGGTGTGCTGGTTTCCGGTGTGCTCATCATGATCAGGATGGTGTGGAGTCTGCAGAAGCAAATGGCAAAAACTGCAAAGGGAGATTAA